From the genome of Candidatus Kryptobacter tengchongensis, one region includes:
- a CDS encoding ATP synthase F0 subcomplex A subunit — protein sequence MWLSHLVAVADTLKHPNASHGSEESSNWMLHHISDSRTIDLEPFGHITLPQFPTINVAGIEIDLSITKHVFFMWLVSIILIVVLSLVARSYKRSVVPHGIANLVEVFVVFIRDEIVLSVIGKEGLKYLHYFLTLFFFILLCNLFGLIPYGATATGNLAVTGGLAFLSFILIQLAGIKKHGLIGYYRGLVPHGVPAFVAPVMFIVEFLGLFAKAFALTVRLFANMTAGHIVILSLIGLIFVFKSVLVAPISIAFAIFINLLEILVAFIQAYIFTMLTALFVGLSIHQH from the coding sequence GTGTGGTTAAGTCATCTGGTCGCTGTAGCTGATACTCTAAAACATCCTAACGCCTCTCATGGCAGTGAGGAAAGTTCTAACTGGATGCTTCATCACATATCTGACTCAAGGACAATTGACCTTGAACCATTTGGACATATAACTCTTCCGCAATTTCCAACGATTAATGTTGCGGGGATAGAAATAGACCTTTCAATTACGAAACATGTTTTCTTTATGTGGCTTGTTTCAATTATTTTGATTGTGGTTCTTTCGCTTGTTGCGAGAAGTTATAAGAGAAGTGTTGTCCCACATGGGATTGCAAATCTTGTTGAGGTTTTTGTTGTTTTCATTCGGGATGAAATAGTTTTATCTGTGATTGGTAAGGAGGGCTTAAAATACCTTCATTATTTCTTAACGCTTTTCTTTTTCATTCTTTTGTGTAATCTTTTCGGTTTAATTCCTTATGGGGCAACAGCTACGGGAAATCTTGCAGTTACGGGAGGGCTTGCGTTTTTATCGTTTATTTTGATTCAGCTTGCTGGGATAAAGAAGCATGGTTTAATTGGGTATTATAGAGGGCTTGTCCCACACGGTGTTCCAGCGTTTGTTGCACCAGTTATGTTCATAGTTGAGTTTCTTGGGCTTTTTGCAAAAGCATTTGCTTTGACTGTTCGTTTGTTTGCAAACATGACCGCTGGACATATTGTGATTTTATCTCTGATTGGTTTGATATTTGTTTTCAAGAGTGTTCTTGTAGCTCCAATTTCAATTGCCTTTGCAATTTTTATAAATCTTCTTGAGATACTTGTTGCTTTCATTCAGGCGTATATATTCACAATGCTTACTGCATTATTTGTGGGTCTTTCAATACATCAACATTAA
- a CDS encoding NAD(P)-dependent dehydrogenase, short-chain alcohol dehydrogenase family, translating to MFTGKNVVITGSTGGLGSVVVRYFLENGANVFAVYRKEKKFKQIFRDVLKNVNLYKVRADLTNEKDVQKIFKFVKRYGGVDFLINCAGGYFEGKMIFELEEDKFDEMMDLNLRTAFLCSKWALRDMIPKRNGRIVNISALLAVKPSPGRGAYIISKAGLIALTEVIAEEVKDFNITCNVILPSIIATEDNKKSMSGADYTRWVDPLELAKFIGYLCSDEAKGINGAAIKFPGKV from the coding sequence ATGTTCACTGGTAAAAATGTTGTTATAACTGGCTCAACAGGCGGGCTTGGATCTGTGGTAGTAAGATATTTCCTTGAGAATGGGGCAAATGTTTTCGCTGTGTATAGGAAGGAGAAAAAGTTTAAGCAGATTTTCAGAGATGTTTTGAAAAATGTAAATCTTTACAAAGTCAGGGCTGATTTGACAAATGAGAAGGATGTTCAGAAAATTTTTAAATTTGTGAAAAGATATGGTGGGGTTGATTTTTTGATAAATTGTGCTGGCGGATATTTTGAAGGGAAGATGATTTTTGAGCTTGAAGAAGATAAATTTGATGAGATGATGGATTTAAATCTGCGAACTGCTTTTCTTTGTTCAAAGTGGGCTTTGCGTGATATGATCCCAAAAAGAAATGGAAGAATTGTAAATATATCTGCTTTGCTTGCTGTTAAGCCTTCACCAGGCAGGGGAGCTTATATTATTTCAAAAGCTGGCTTAATAGCGCTTACAGAGGTAATCGCTGAAGAAGTTAAAGATTTCAATATAACTTGCAATGTTATTTTACCAAGTATAATTGCAACGGAGGATAATAAAAAGAGCATGTCAGGAGCTGATTATACAAGGTGGGTTGATCCGCTGGAGCTTGCGAAATTTATAGGATATTTATGTTCAGATGAGGCAAAGGGGATAAACGGTGCTGCGATAAAGTTTCCTGGAAAAGTTTAG
- a CDS encoding DNA replication and repair protein RecO produces MLSKTEAVVLKAMKYRETSKIVTLYTRKFGKINVIAKGAMLTTSKFGASLEPMSYILAVLYKKETRELQFLSQADVIKPFLNLYSDYNKMTLGLSICELVYKLIKFEEGNQNIFKLLVDTLDKLNEVRKNEINLLWFFIIHLLEESGFKINFNSCVLCGEKFTEKNLAQKIFFVVDKGGFLCSKCGFDKGENSYSIATFKSLAWLERAKIESVTNLKIQSNINSEMQNLLSDYIKAHFDEPVNLKSLEIYYKLK; encoded by the coding sequence ATGTTAAGTAAAACGGAAGCTGTTGTGCTAAAGGCGATGAAATACAGGGAAACAAGCAAGATTGTAACTTTATATACAAGGAAGTTTGGTAAGATAAATGTGATTGCAAAGGGTGCAATGCTTACTACAAGTAAATTCGGGGCTTCACTTGAACCCATGTCGTATATTCTTGCCGTTCTTTATAAGAAAGAAACGAGAGAACTTCAATTTCTTTCACAGGCGGATGTGATTAAACCGTTTTTAAATCTCTACTCTGATTATAATAAAATGACGCTCGGTCTTTCAATTTGTGAGCTCGTTTATAAACTCATAAAATTTGAGGAGGGGAATCAGAATATTTTCAAGTTGCTTGTTGACACGCTGGATAAGCTTAACGAGGTGAGGAAAAATGAGATAAATCTTTTGTGGTTCTTCATTATACATTTGCTTGAGGAGAGCGGTTTTAAAATTAATTTTAACTCATGTGTCTTGTGTGGCGAAAAATTTACGGAGAAAAATTTAGCGCAGAAGATATTTTTCGTGGTTGATAAAGGTGGTTTTTTATGTTCCAAGTGTGGCTTTGACAAAGGGGAGAATTCTTATTCTATTGCGACATTTAAGAGCTTGGCCTGGCTTGAAAGGGCTAAAATTGAAAGTGTAACAAATTTGAAAATCCAAAGTAATATAAATAGCGAGATGCAGAACTTGTTGAGCGATTATATTAAAGCACATTTTGATGAGCCAGTGAATTTGAAATCGCTTGAAATTTATTATAAATTAAAGTGA
- a CDS encoding ATP synthase I chain, with amino-acid sequence MRIDVKKFLKNILIATVLVWLLISYPLIKFASGEFIRSFIVGSLISFVNSVIGIFVLKQGIAKPDKEFLKLTFGSMGIRLFAIAGLILLMLEVLNFEIYGLVMSLLLFYFIFLGVEIFYLSKLTTKKEF; translated from the coding sequence ATGAGAATTGATGTTAAAAAGTTTTTAAAAAATATCTTGATTGCTACTGTCCTTGTGTGGTTGTTAATTTCTTATCCACTTATTAAATTTGCATCTGGTGAATTTATAAGGTCATTTATCGTTGGTTCTTTGATAAGTTTTGTAAATTCAGTTATCGGAATTTTTGTTCTAAAGCAAGGTATAGCTAAGCCAGACAAGGAATTTTTGAAGCTGACATTTGGTAGTATGGGAATAAGGTTATTTGCAATCGCTGGTTTAATTTTGCTTATGCTTGAGGTTTTAAACTTTGAAATCTATGGTCTTGTTATGTCTTTGCTTTTATTTTACTTTATCTTTCTTGGCGTTGAAATTTTCTACTTAAGTAAATTGACAACAAAAAAGGAGTTTTGA
- a CDS encoding Long-chain fatty acid transport protein → MKKLALVLIILLFNFTFAQFPDDALRYSMLNFGVGARATGFGFAYIGVSDDYSSIFWNPAGLAQIRRFEFAGGLNHLSLTNSARVFDYSNSFENTTTNLNTVALVLPVPTIRGSLVFAGGYVRVSDFTGTLSISLFNSQSSIVPSLYDPNPEFDLAWKLGLEDSTGATQILNNVQQKITLYESGGLNHWFVSGAIDIAENLSAGATISIVTGNYKYDRRFIEADTRDFYKNFPWDFAQLTVSDIIDATVSGFSANAGLMYRSNFFRIGLMTRLPASLSVKENYSRSGESSFDNGDSYSYSYSGISKYSVLSPFYFGAGLSFNLKDAVLVAGDVVYVDWRQMEFKNNPDLIQLNRDIKEIFTETVSLSGGVEVMIPFLQQVKVRVGYSYRPSPYAEDKGISSRATKLLTSGFTVLLQKTLLIDFAYISGKWSTIHTQYSYKLGSDYYSLITNEDNKAKNFILTLRYRF, encoded by the coding sequence ATGAAAAAGTTAGCGTTAGTTTTAATAATTTTACTTTTTAATTTCACCTTTGCACAATTTCCCGATGACGCTCTTAGATATTCAATGTTAAATTTTGGTGTTGGAGCGAGAGCAACTGGGTTTGGATTTGCATACATTGGCGTTTCAGATGATTATTCATCAATTTTTTGGAATCCAGCGGGGCTTGCTCAAATAAGAAGGTTTGAATTTGCAGGTGGTTTGAATCATTTATCGCTTACTAATTCTGCAAGGGTTTTTGATTACTCAAATTCATTTGAGAATACCACAACAAATTTAAATACAGTTGCCCTTGTTCTTCCTGTTCCAACAATTCGTGGAAGTTTGGTCTTCGCAGGTGGGTATGTGCGTGTTTCTGATTTCACGGGGACTCTTTCAATTTCTCTTTTCAATTCTCAAAGTTCCATTGTTCCATCGCTTTATGATCCTAACCCTGAATTTGATCTTGCTTGGAAACTTGGACTTGAAGATTCAACAGGGGCAACTCAGATTTTAAACAATGTTCAGCAAAAGATAACTTTGTATGAAAGTGGTGGGTTAAATCATTGGTTTGTTTCAGGCGCTATTGATATAGCGGAAAATTTATCAGCTGGAGCTACGATTTCAATTGTGACTGGAAATTATAAGTATGATAGAAGATTTATTGAAGCCGATACAAGAGATTTTTATAAAAATTTCCCGTGGGATTTTGCTCAATTAACGGTTTCGGATATAATTGACGCAACTGTAAGTGGTTTTTCAGCGAACGCTGGTTTAATGTATAGAAGCAATTTCTTTAGAATTGGATTGATGACGAGATTGCCGGCATCTTTGAGTGTTAAGGAAAATTATTCAAGAAGCGGGGAAAGTTCTTTTGATAATGGCGATTCGTATTCATATTCTTATTCTGGGATTTCAAAATATAGTGTGCTTTCCCCGTTTTATTTTGGTGCTGGGTTATCTTTTAATTTGAAAGATGCAGTTCTCGTTGCAGGCGATGTCGTTTATGTTGATTGGCGTCAAATGGAGTTCAAAAATAACCCAGATTTAATTCAACTTAATAGAGATATAAAAGAGATATTCACGGAGACCGTAAGCTTAAGTGGTGGCGTTGAGGTCATGATTCCGTTTCTACAGCAAGTTAAAGTAAGAGTTGGGTATAGCTACAGACCCTCGCCTTATGCAGAAGATAAGGGGATTTCAAGCAGGGCTACAAAACTTCTAACTTCTGGATTTACCGTTCTTTTACAAAAGACGCTTTTAATTGATTTTGCCTACATAAGTGGAAAGTGGAGCACAATACATACTCAATATAGCTATAAACTTGGAAGCGATTACTATAGCTTAATCACAAATGAGGATAACAAAGCAAAGAACTTTATCTTGACCCTGCGATATAGGTTTTAA
- a CDS encoding Putative F0F1-ATPase subunit Ca2+/Mg2+ transporter, protein MLDEEKREKAFQSIGRAIKEIAPYSGLGLQLAVTVVIFWFIGKLIDEHYGTSPLWMVVGAMLGIAVGMYNFIKAVIELGKKKEKRDEN, encoded by the coding sequence ATGTTGGATGAAGAAAAAAGGGAAAAGGCGTTTCAGAGCATTGGTCGTGCGATAAAAGAGATAGCGCCGTATAGCGGACTTGGTTTACAGCTTGCGGTAACAGTGGTTATATTTTGGTTTATTGGAAAATTGATTGACGAACATTATGGGACATCGCCATTGTGGATGGTCGTGGGAGCAATGCTTGGAATAGCTGTAGGGATGTATAACTTTATAAAAGCGGTAATTGAACTTGGAAAAAAGAAAGAGAAACGAGATGAGAATTGA
- a CDS encoding Translation initiation factor 2B subunit, eIF-2B alpha/beta/delta family: protein MVSGKIDVRLKRIYGDKKSGASILAEELFDVLEKLAVESKSKKEFLRFIGNLKNDLKRYHPLLFQLQNLVEFVRLALMRGDKSEMLLTIRKVEERFKNASEKVAENFLIWLDENNFKKVSIATLSYSGTVLRCLSYAKDRISKVYVFRSCPRCEGDEMARKLVDEKFKVFLVNDFGADFVLKEVDQVVSGCDAIFKNGDVLNKAGTLTIFKIARMQGKDTIVLGDFSKFVNRKAIERKFFKQCFEIGKSGGVETLDVIFEIVSSKFIGYYITDAGILVNKYRSGNEIVYNLSEMFSLW from the coding sequence ATGGTGAGTGGGAAGATTGATGTTAGGTTGAAAAGAATATACGGGGATAAAAAATCGGGAGCATCAATTCTTGCCGAAGAGTTGTTTGATGTTTTGGAGAAGTTGGCGGTGGAGAGCAAAAGTAAAAAAGAGTTCTTGCGTTTCATTGGGAATTTAAAAAATGATTTAAAAAGATATCATCCGCTTTTGTTTCAACTTCAAAATCTTGTTGAGTTCGTTCGTTTGGCTTTGATGAGAGGGGATAAAAGCGAGATGCTTTTAACTATCAGGAAAGTTGAGGAAAGATTTAAAAATGCAAGTGAAAAAGTTGCGGAAAATTTTTTGATATGGCTTGATGAGAATAACTTTAAGAAAGTTTCAATTGCAACTTTAAGCTACAGTGGGACTGTGTTGAGGTGTCTTTCTTATGCGAAAGATAGAATCTCAAAGGTTTATGTTTTTCGCTCGTGTCCAAGGTGTGAGGGTGATGAGATGGCAAGAAAACTTGTTGATGAAAAATTTAAAGTTTTTTTGGTGAATGATTTTGGTGCCGACTTTGTCCTTAAGGAAGTTGATCAGGTGGTTTCTGGGTGCGATGCAATTTTTAAAAATGGAGATGTTCTCAACAAAGCTGGAACATTGACAATTTTTAAAATTGCGAGAATGCAAGGGAAGGATACGATAGTTCTTGGTGATTTCTCAAAGTTTGTAAACAGGAAAGCGATTGAGAGAAAATTTTTTAAACAATGTTTTGAAATCGGAAAAAGCGGGGGTGTTGAGACTTTGGATGTTATTTTTGAGATTGTAAGCTCCAAATTTATTGGGTATTATATAACTGATGCTGGAATCCTTGTAAATAAATACAGAAGTGGAAATGAAATCGTTTATAATTTATCTGAAATGTTCAGTTTGTGGTGA
- a CDS encoding Peptidase family M23 translates to MIFPGSGLKRKRQRLYTILFFSDEDEKPKGVKLSKQALIAYITLVVIFISAIVLVLVIHTPVKYIVFPETFAESRERAKKMQELYQRLENFAYELEKVKLYNNLLRQALGEKVSDSIAVSISRLENMSQKKQMMFEENGFDVLQVIDIESVKPKFIFPVFNGFITRGFDPNIQHFGIDIAGKEGDVVRAVDDGYVIFSDWTYRDGYVIIILHSGGYMSVYKHGQMNLKARNSFVKQGEAIALVGKTGKTGNEPHLHFEIWKNGKPLNPKFYIPN, encoded by the coding sequence ATGATATTTCCAGGTTCAGGTTTAAAGCGAAAGAGGCAACGTTTATATACTATTTTATTTTTTTCTGATGAGGATGAGAAACCGAAAGGCGTGAAGTTAAGTAAACAGGCATTAATTGCATATATTACGCTTGTTGTTATCTTTATTTCTGCGATCGTTTTAGTATTGGTGATTCATACCCCTGTTAAATACATTGTTTTTCCGGAAACATTTGCTGAAAGTAGAGAAAGAGCAAAAAAAATGCAAGAGTTATATCAACGACTTGAAAATTTCGCGTATGAGCTTGAGAAGGTTAAACTTTACAACAATCTTTTACGGCAGGCGCTTGGGGAAAAGGTAAGTGATAGCATAGCTGTCAGCATAAGTCGGCTTGAGAATATGTCACAGAAAAAACAGATGATGTTTGAAGAGAATGGTTTTGATGTTTTGCAGGTGATAGATATTGAAAGTGTTAAACCAAAATTTATTTTCCCTGTCTTTAATGGCTTTATAACTCGTGGTTTTGATCCCAACATTCAGCATTTTGGGATTGACATAGCTGGAAAGGAGGGGGATGTGGTAAGAGCAGTTGATGATGGTTATGTGATTTTTTCTGACTGGACTTATAGGGATGGTTATGTTATCATTATCTTACACAGTGGGGGTTATATGAGTGTGTATAAGCATGGACAGATGAACCTAAAGGCAAGGAATTCTTTTGTTAAGCAGGGCGAGGCAATTGCACTTGTTGGTAAGACGGGGAAAACTGGAAACGAACCGCATCTTCATTTTGAAATTTGGAAAAATGGGAAACCGTTAAATCCAAAATTTTATATACCAAATTAA
- a CDS encoding Outer membrane protein beta-barrel family protein, giving the protein MKKVFVFLLVLFSEYVFSQSSAGAGATFQQRFIVDMPTAGLLKSNSVSLDADFFADGGLMLRLTASAFNRLNFGISYGGSKIIGDGNVNWYKLPGVNLKIRIIDETKNFPALALGFDSQGRERYIDNLKRYEFKSPGFFLVGSKSFKFFGYSSIHGGVNYSLEKDDGDASVNYYIGFDKTIGNDLTFSAEYNFAVNDNSVNAIGSGKGYLNAGIRWSLGNGFTIEFNWKDILRNKEPGNSRVVKLEYIQSF; this is encoded by the coding sequence ATGAAAAAAGTTTTTGTATTTTTACTCGTTCTATTTTCTGAGTATGTGTTCTCACAAAGCTCAGCGGGCGCGGGGGCTACATTTCAGCAAAGATTTATAGTTGATATGCCCACAGCTGGACTTTTGAAATCAAACAGTGTTTCGCTTGATGCGGACTTCTTTGCAGATGGGGGACTTATGCTAAGGCTTACAGCTTCAGCATTTAATCGTCTTAATTTCGGAATTTCATACGGCGGTAGCAAAATAATCGGTGATGGAAATGTTAATTGGTATAAACTTCCCGGTGTAAATTTAAAAATTAGAATAATTGATGAAACAAAAAATTTTCCAGCGCTCGCGCTTGGATTTGACTCGCAAGGAAGGGAAAGATACATTGATAATTTAAAAAGGTATGAATTTAAGTCTCCGGGTTTTTTCTTAGTCGGTAGCAAGTCGTTTAAATTTTTTGGTTACTCATCAATTCATGGGGGCGTAAATTACTCACTTGAAAAAGATGATGGGGATGCATCGGTGAATTATTATATTGGCTTTGATAAAACAATTGGGAATGACTTAACATTTTCAGCTGAATATAATTTTGCTGTAAATGATAACTCTGTAAATGCAATCGGAAGCGGAAAGGGTTATTTAAATGCTGGAATAAGGTGGTCGCTTGGGAATGGGTTTACAATTGAATTTAACTGGAAAGATATTTTGCGTAATAAGGAGCCTGGAAATTCAAGAGTTGTTAAACTTGAGTATATTCAGTCATTTTGA
- a CDS encoding serine protease Do produces MTKKQIAGAIALVLAGMLFGIILVSGFNAVKPIAAVDVPIIGSQDKPTNTKFDILSTQNAFVQVAKEVVPTVVSIKVVTKRESQSRPFDFFHFFGPDFEFKIPEPMPQEGMGSGVIITKDGYILTNNHVVEGGEKGSITVTLWDGREFKGKLIGRDKLTDLAVIKVDANDLPVARFGNSDELQVGQWVLAVGNPLGLNLTVTAGIVSALSRNIGIIRDSYGVENFIQTDAAINPGNSGGPLVNLNGEVVGINTAIASRTGYYQGYGFAIPINLARKVAEDIIKYGKVRRGVLGVQISQLDESTAKGFGLDKPRGILVQDVISGSAAEEAGIKSGDVILECEGKEVNRPGELQEIIARKRPGDKVKLKIYRDGKTFEVTATLKPRKEDEEVAQTDNTEPPAKEIEPGVISFDKLGLTVANLDDEARNKYKVKNGVIITRVEPFSEAFDKGIRENDIIIEADRKPVRNVDELKKIVQSHKSGEVVLLRIKSSAGNRYVGLTIP; encoded by the coding sequence ATGACGAAGAAGCAAATTGCTGGAGCAATTGCACTTGTACTTGCTGGAATGTTGTTCGGGATAATACTTGTGTCTGGATTTAATGCTGTTAAGCCAATTGCAGCTGTTGATGTACCGATTATTGGTTCCCAGGATAAACCAACAAACACGAAATTTGATATACTTTCAACTCAAAATGCGTTTGTTCAGGTAGCCAAAGAAGTTGTTCCAACTGTTGTGTCAATCAAAGTTGTTACCAAAAGAGAAAGCCAAAGTCGCCCGTTTGACTTCTTTCATTTCTTTGGACCTGATTTTGAGTTTAAGATTCCCGAGCCGATGCCTCAAGAGGGGATGGGTTCAGGTGTGATAATAACAAAAGATGGATATATTTTGACAAATAATCATGTGGTTGAAGGTGGAGAAAAAGGCAGTATAACAGTGACGCTCTGGGATGGAAGGGAATTTAAGGGTAAGCTAATTGGAAGAGATAAATTAACAGATCTTGCTGTTATAAAAGTTGATGCAAATGATCTCCCAGTTGCAAGATTTGGAAACTCGGATGAGCTACAGGTTGGTCAATGGGTTCTTGCTGTTGGCAATCCGCTTGGGTTGAATCTTACAGTTACAGCTGGGATTGTAAGCGCATTAAGCAGGAATATTGGAATAATCAGAGATTCTTATGGCGTTGAAAACTTTATACAGACGGACGCGGCGATCAACCCGGGGAATAGCGGTGGTCCGCTTGTTAATTTAAATGGGGAAGTCGTTGGTATAAATACAGCGATTGCTTCAAGAACTGGATATTATCAAGGTTATGGTTTTGCAATTCCTATAAATCTTGCTCGCAAGGTTGCAGAGGACATAATAAAATATGGAAAGGTGAGAAGAGGTGTTCTTGGGGTGCAAATTTCTCAACTTGATGAATCAACAGCGAAAGGATTTGGGCTTGATAAACCACGTGGAATTTTAGTTCAAGATGTTATCTCTGGTAGTGCAGCTGAAGAGGCTGGAATTAAATCCGGGGATGTAATCCTTGAGTGCGAGGGTAAGGAGGTAAATAGACCTGGGGAGCTTCAGGAAATAATTGCCAGGAAAAGACCAGGCGACAAAGTTAAATTGAAAATTTACCGGGATGGCAAAACATTTGAAGTAACAGCTACATTGAAGCCGAGGAAAGAAGATGAAGAAGTTGCGCAAACGGATAATACTGAACCGCCAGCAAAGGAAATTGAGCCAGGAGTTATAAGCTTTGACAAACTTGGTTTGACAGTCGCAAATCTTGATGATGAGGCAAGGAATAAATATAAAGTTAAAAATGGTGTTATAATTACAAGGGTTGAACCGTTTTCTGAGGCATTTGATAAAGGGATAAGAGAAAATGATATAATAATTGAAGCTGATAGAAAGCCGGTGCGTAATGTTGATGAATTGAAGAAGATAGTACAAAGCCATAAATCTGGTGAGGTTGTGCTTTTGAGGATTAAGAGCTCAGCAGGGAATAGGTATGTTGGGTTGACGATACCTTAA
- a CDS encoding threonine synthase — translation MKSFIIYLKCSVCGEIFEHTQVQRFCQNCNAPLIAVYDYDAIRESVDRDSFKSRVSSMWRYFEFLPVIDEKNVISLGEGWTPLLKLKKFGSMLELDNLYLKDESFNPTLSFKARGLSCAVSKAFELGIEKIALPTAGNAGSALSAYCAKAGIKCFVSAPKDTPQLILKECEFYGAEVTLVDGLISDAGKIVQSRSEFFDISTMKEPYRLQGKKTLGFEIVEQLGWEVPDWIIYPTGGGTGLIGIWLAIEEMIKSGLIEKKFPKMVAVQSSGCAPIVKAFKEGKERAEFWEDAKTIAYGLRVPKPFADRLILKIIRESGGFALEVEDEDMLKMMKQIAEFEGIFLCPEGSATAVAVEKLVSDGFVKREDVVVIFNTASGLKYL, via the coding sequence ATGAAATCGTTTATAATTTATCTGAAATGTTCAGTTTGTGGTGAAATTTTTGAGCATACACAAGTGCAGAGGTTTTGCCAAAATTGTAATGCGCCATTGATAGCTGTTTATGATTATGATGCGATAAGGGAAAGTGTTGATAGAGATAGCTTTAAAAGCAGGGTTTCAAGCATGTGGAGATATTTTGAGTTTTTGCCTGTTATTGATGAGAAAAATGTGATAAGCTTGGGTGAGGGGTGGACGCCTCTTTTGAAGTTGAAAAAGTTTGGCAGTATGCTTGAGTTGGATAATTTGTATTTGAAGGATGAATCGTTTAATCCAACTCTTTCATTTAAGGCTCGTGGTTTGTCGTGCGCTGTTTCAAAGGCTTTTGAGCTTGGAATTGAAAAAATTGCTTTGCCAACTGCTGGGAATGCTGGAAGTGCTTTAAGTGCTTATTGTGCTAAAGCAGGGATTAAATGCTTTGTGAGTGCACCGAAAGATACACCACAATTGATTTTGAAGGAGTGCGAATTTTATGGTGCTGAAGTTACTCTTGTTGATGGTTTGATTTCAGATGCTGGGAAGATAGTTCAAAGTAGAAGTGAATTTTTTGATATTTCAACTATGAAGGAACCGTATCGTTTGCAGGGTAAGAAAACACTTGGGTTTGAAATTGTTGAACAACTTGGCTGGGAAGTTCCCGATTGGATAATTTATCCAACTGGCGGTGGAACAGGTCTTATAGGGATATGGCTTGCTATTGAAGAAATGATTAAATCAGGTTTGATTGAGAAAAAGTTTCCAAAGATGGTTGCGGTTCAATCATCTGGGTGTGCTCCGATTGTTAAGGCTTTTAAGGAAGGGAAGGAACGAGCTGAGTTTTGGGAAGATGCGAAAACAATCGCATATGGTTTGCGTGTGCCAAAGCCTTTTGCGGATAGACTAATTCTTAAAATTATCCGTGAGAGCGGAGGTTTTGCACTTGAAGTTGAGGATGAGGATATGCTTAAAATGATGAAGCAAATAGCTGAGTTTGAAGGAATTTTCCTTTGCCCTGAGGGTTCAGCAACGGCAGTGGCTGTTGAAAAACTTGTCTCGGATGGATTTGTGAAAAGGGAAGATGTTGTCGTCATTTTTAATACTGCTTCTGGATTAAAATATCTTTAA
- a CDS encoding Polymer-forming protein translates to MALIGGNREGKSSNVEINIIANGTVIEGKIVSQGSMRIDGRVIGNVHVNGNLTIGTTGEVHGDIEAKNVIIGGKVNGTIVVAEKLVFESKAVIKGDVKASKLVVDEGAIFDGKCVMTSASTVNRTS, encoded by the coding sequence ATGGCTTTAATCGGTGGAAATAGGGAAGGAAAAAGTTCAAATGTTGAAATTAATATCATTGCGAATGGAACAGTAATTGAAGGTAAGATTGTAAGTCAGGGAAGCATGAGGATTGATGGAAGGGTAATTGGAAATGTCCATGTTAATGGAAACTTGACGATTGGAACAACTGGAGAAGTTCATGGGGATATTGAAGCCAAAAATGTCATCATAGGCGGGAAGGTTAACGGGACAATTGTTGTTGCTGAAAAGCTTGTTTTTGAAAGCAAGGCAGTTATCAAGGGAGATGTTAAGGCATCAAAGCTTGTGGTTGATGAGGGAGCGATTTTTGATGGTAAATGTGTGATGACAAGCGCCTCAACAGTTAATAGAACTTCTTAA